From the Paraflavitalea soli genome, the window GCAGAAAGGCACCGGCATGCTGCGTATTTTCATCCTTTTGTAGCCGGCTGTTCGCAATATCAGCCATACGCTGGTATCGCTCTTTTATCCGGATGAAGGCTTCAATAGAAGCCGACTCCTCAGTATAAGATTTCTCCAGTAAGTCAACCACCGCCGTCGCCAGTCGCAAACGGATGGCGTGGTCATGATGCGCCTCCGATTCAGGCGCTTCAATTTTCAATATCCGGATAAGCCAGGGAAGACTCAGCCCCTGTAATACCAGGGTAAAGAGGATCACGACAAATGTGATAAACAAAAAAAGATTACGCTGGGGAAAAGCCTGTCCGTTACTCATCGTAATAGGAACTGCCAGCGCAGAGGCCAGCGATACCACGCCCCGCATGCCACTCCAGCCTACGATAAATACCGACCCCCAGGTGGGCCGGGGCTCCCGCTCCCGTATTTTTTTATTGAATATCCTTGGCAGGTAAGCGCCGGGATATACCCATAAAATGCGAACGACAATGGTGACCAGGCTAATAATCACGGCATATAAGATGGCATCAAAAATGGAGCTTTCCCCAAGCTCTTTGATAATAAAAGGCAATTCCAGCCCGATCATAATAAACACCACGCCATTCAGCAGGAATACCAGGGTTTCCCAAACACTCACCGCCTGCAGGCGCGTACTGTAAGAAAACACTTCATGGGAGCGGAAGGAGAGGAAAAGACCGCCCGCCACTACAGCCAATACACCTGAAAAATGAAAATGCTCCGCCGCTATATACATCAGGTAAGGTGAAATAAGTGTAATAGCCGTATCAATACTGGGCGTAGTAGGTAAGAAACGGTGTATCAGGTAAACTACATGGGCTATGGCGAGACCAATAACAACGCCCATTACCGCTACCAGTAAAAAATTAGCCCCCGCTTCCCATAAGGTGAATTGACCAGTAAAGATGGCTGCCAGGGCAAAGCGAAATACAATTAAGCTGGAAGCATCATTGATCAGGCTTTCTCCCTCCAGTATGGCTGTTATCCTTTTAGGCACTTTTAACTGCTGTAATACGCTGGTAGCCGCAATCGCATCCGGCGGCGAAATAATAGCCCCCAGCAGAAAACCCATGGGCAGCGAAAAGCCGGGGATAATAGCATGGGAGGTAAAGGCAATAGCGGTAGCTGTGAAAATCACCAGGCCAAAGGCCAGCATAAAGATGGGGCGCCGGAACTTCCAGAAATCATTCCAGGAAGTATTCCACGCAGCGGCATACAATAAGGGCGGCAGGAAGATAATAAATACCAGGTCTGGCTCCAGGGTGATGGAGGGTGCGCCCGGTATAAAACCAATGCCCAACCCTGCAATGACCAATAAAATAGGATAGGAGATACGCACCTTATCGCTCAGCATAGTGAGCATGGAAACGACAAAAAGCAGGGAAATGATAAGAAGCAGGTTGTCCTGGAGCATAACGAACTGTTATTTGGATATACGTTTGGGGAACAATTTAGAATATTTTAATAAATGTCTGTAGGGCAATCAGCCCATAACGGGAATTCCTGTAGAATAAGAGCTACATCCCACTCATTCCGGTATTTACAGGAGAATTAAAGCCAACCCGGCTAATGGACTAATTGTAAGATCATTTAAAGCCAATTCAATTCAAATTGAAACGGCGTGGCAAAGTAATTGAGTACTAAACAGAAAATCATTGAGTAACACCTAACAAATTATTTATGAAAAAGATCCTTTTCACCTTTGGGGTTATAGGCTTATTGATAGTAGCAGCTTGCGATACACCACAACCTACATCCGATCCCAATTCCCGCGATACTACTGTAAACAATAATACACAGACAGATACATCCACCAACAAGCCCGATACTACAAGGCAATAATCCGATAAAACTATACTTTATGAAAAAGCTATTGGTAATAGCGCTCACGGCAGGCATATTCGCCGCCTGTGGCAGCAACGACAATCCGGATCGAATCAATAATAACGCAGACAGTATCAACAATATGCCGTCTACAAGTGATACATCCATGAAAGACTCCGATACCAGTGATCGTCAAAATCCAAACCATAACCAGGATTCATTGAGATACAATTAGTGGACGGACGGTTATGAGGTTTAGGTAGGATGGCATACTTATTATGTCATCCTTTTTGGGTTTCGTTAAACCCATAAATGATAAACTGAACCACTATGCAAAACTTATTTTTAACAGGAATAGCATGTGCCCTGCTGGCAGCAAGCCTGGTAGCAAACAAGGATGTCCACACAGGGCCGCAGGAGACGTCTGTTGATGCCCGGTCCAATACAAAGCCGGCCGACACTTCCCTGAATGGAGAATGGTTTCTACAGCCTGTATTGGCTTCTGATACTGCTGCAGGCAAGTTCCCCTCTATCAAATTCAATGTTGCCAAGGGCACGTTTACAGGAAATACCGGGTGTAACCGCATGAATGGTACCTTCAAGCGTACTGACACCAGCCTAACGATTAATGAGCATATTGTAGTTACCAAAATGGTTTGCCCCGGTTTCAACGAAGCAGCTTTCCTGAAAACCCTTCTCAATACCAACCGGTACAAAAAAGAGAATGATGTATTGGTGTTGATGTTTGACCAGACAGAACTATCCAGGTGGACGAGAAAGCCCTACCGGGCGCCTATGAGTAAAGGCATTTAAACGAAAAAAAGGAATAGCCTATACACTTTCTCTTTGCAGCCAGTAGCGGTATTGCATAACGGCCCTTATTTCGCTATAGGAATAATCCTCTCCCAGTTTTTCTTTAGCGGCCGAGCTACTTGTACCCCCTGCTGCTTCCAGTGCCTCCAGGATGGGCACTATTTTATGTTCCGGTACGATGTCTTCTATATTTATTTCCCCCGTGGCAATAAATTGCACGAGGTGACCTTCAATGGTGCTGACTGCCATTCCCCGCAGAGCAGCTATCGCTGCAATGTTTTTCCCTTCTTTGAATAATTGCAGACTGATGATCTTTGTCTCCCCTTTCTTGGGTTTGATTACTTTTTCTTCCACCTCCTGTATTACTATCACTGCCGCCTTCTTTTGATTCTCCACCATTTGCAGCAGGTCATCCCCCTGCACTCCCTTCACCAGTGCATTGACTATCTGCATGGCTTGTTCCACCGATTGCTTTTTCCTTTGGAACAATAATTTCAATTCCTGTAGCTCTTTTACATATTTCTTGACCTTCTGTTTCACCTTCACCTCATCAATATGTTGTTGCAGCTTGGTGCTCACCTCTTCCAGCTGGAGAATAAAATAGCTGGTAGCGGCCTGCAGGCGTTGCTGCAGTATACCGTATCCATCCGCTTCAGCCGTAATAACCAGTTGTTCCAGCTGGCGCATAAACTTTACCGCCACCTCTTGTTGATCCATGATCTGGGCCAGCATAGCCCTTGCCCGGATGACCGCCCTGTTCTTATCCGGGATCTGTCTTTCTTCATACCCTTCAAAGTGCGCATCCCAGGCAGCCGTTACTTTTGTCCAGTCGAACGACTGAACAATAGACCGGCTGACGAAAGCTTTCCTTTCTTCCTGCAAAGCCTGTTGCAGTTCATTGGTTTCCATTTCAGCACTTGTAAAAGCAATGACCCGCTGGTCCGTACTGATGCAATGCGGTTGTATACGGGAATAAAGCACCAGGCCTTCCATGGAGGTCAAGCGGCTCAGGGCTACATACACCTGCCCCGGAGCAAAGGATTCCCCGGCATCGATGATCGCTTTCTGAAAAGTAAGCCCCTGGCTTTTGTGGATCGTAATCGCCCAGGCCAGCCGGATGGGATATTGTTTAAATGTGCCCAGTTCCTCCTCGTCAATATGATCTTTCTCTTTATTGTAACTGTACCGGATGTTTTTCCAGGTTTCCTGCTCCAGTTCAAGCTCAATTTCCTCATTAGGGAAGGACACCATTATCTTGTCCTTCTCAATGGCTTTGACGATGCCCAGTTTTCCGTTGAAATAACGCCTCAGCTCTCCTTTATCATTTTTGATGAACATTATCTGGGCGCCTTCTTTTAATTGCAGTGTCATTTCCGCAGGCAGCGCTTTCTCATTGAAATCGCCTTTTATCTCTCCCCGGAATTCAAATATTTCACCCGGTAGTTTGGCCAACTGGTATTGGTTGATCTTGTCTGCCTTATAATTATGGGAGGTCAGGGTTATATAATGTTCATCATCTTCCGGTGTAAAGCCCGGATAATAGTGATTATGTAATTGGCGCAGGTCTTCGGCGCTGGTGGTATTGTTGCGCAGGTTGTTCAATATCTGGATAAACGAGGCGTCATTTTGACGGTAGATCTTCTTTAATTCCAGGTATACCGGCGGCGCCTGTTTGATCACCTGGGCATCAAAGAAAAATGGACTGGCGTAGTGGTGCTTCAGGATATTATCCCATTCATCATTGCCAACAACGGGCGGTAATTGGTGCAGGTCGCCAATGTACAATACCTGTACCCCGCCAAAAGGAAGCAAAGGCTGCCGGCGAAATTGCCGTAGAATAGCATCTATCGCATCCAGCATATCCGCCCTTACCATACTTACCTCATCAATGACGAGCAATTCCAGTTCCCGCAGTAATTCCCGTTTGGCATTATTGAACCGGATATTCTTAAATAAGCTGTGCTGATCCGTCACCTCGGGGCCACCACTTTGCCATCCCCCCTGTTTAATAGGAATAAATGGCCCGAATGGCAGCTGGAAAAAGGAGTGCATGGTTACACCACCGGCATTGATGGCTGCCACACCCGTGGGCGCGACCACCGCCATTTTCTTGAAACTGTTTTGCTGTATATACCGCAGGAAGGTGGTCTTTCCCGTGCCCGCCTTACCCGTAAGGAAGAGGTGGCGGCTGGTTTGGTTTACAAACCGTACGGCTAACTGGAAGTATTCATTGGATATATCGGTACCTGACGACATGCTGGCCGCAATTTAAATAATGTGACCAGGAAGCCCGCTGGTATTTATCCGCAGCATGTTCAAAACTTTCCTTTCCCTTTCCGGCCTGCCCGGATCCAATAAGTTTTCAACGTTTCCTCCTAATCGGCCGGTATGACGTAAATTGCAGGCTTGACTCACCCGTTGCGGGTGGTTACTAATCTATTATGCAAGACTATTTAAAAGAGTTGAACGAGCGGCAGCGCGAAGCTGTCCTGCATATTAAAGGTCCGTTGATGATTGTGGCCGGTGCCGGCAGCGGTAAGACCAAAGTGCTTACCACCCGCATTGCCCACCTGATGAACTCCGGCGTAGACGCATTTAATATCCTGGCCCTCACCTTTACCAATAAGGCCGCCAAGGAAATGAAAGAGCGGATTGAAAAAATACTGGGCAATTCCGAAGCCCGTAACCTCTACGTAGGAACCTTCCACAGCGTATTCGCCCGTATCCTCCGCGCAGAAGCGCATCACCTGGGCTATCCTAATAACTTTACGATCTACGATACGGATGATGCCAAAAGTGTGGTGAAAACCGTTGTCAATGAAATGAACCTTGATGACAAGACCTATAAGCCTTCCACAGTCTACAACCGTATCTCCAGCGCCAAGAATGCCCTGGTAGGTCCGGTGGAATATGCCAACGACTATGCCCTCCAGCAGGAAGACCTGCGCGGCAACCGTCCTGCCATTGCCCAGATCTATGATGCTTATGTCAAGCGTTGCTTTAAGAACGGCGCCATGGATTTTGACGACCTGCTGCTGAAGTTCTATGAACTGCTCAAAGGGTTTCCCGAATCACTCAGTAAATACCAGCGCAAATTCAAATATATCCTGATCGATGAGTACCAGGATACCAACCCCGCCCAGTACGAGATCATCAAACTCCTGGGCGCCATGAATGAAAATGTGTGTGTGGTGGGCGATGATGCACAAAGTATCTATAGCTTCCGGGGCGCTACCATTCAGAACATCCTGCAATTCCAGAAGGATTATGAAGATGCCCATGTGGTAATGCTGGAGCAGAACTACCGCAGTTCTAAAAGCATCCTCAATGTAGCCAACGAAGTCATTAAGAATAATAAAGGACAGATCCCCAAGTCACTGTGGACAGACAACAAAGACGGGGAAAAGATCAGGCTGGTACGCACCATGACTGATAATGACGAAGGAAAATATGTGGCCGATTCCATACAGGAACAAAAGCTGCGCAACCACTACAACAACCGCGACTTTGCCATCCTGTACCGCACCAACGCACAGAGCCGGGCCTTTGAAGAAGCCCTCCGCCGTATGAACATTGCCTATACCATCTTTGGCGGCCAGAGTTTCTATACACGCAAAGAGATCAAGGACTTTGTAGCCTACCTGCGCATCATTATTAACTCTAAAGACGAAGAGGCCCTGAAGCGTATTATCAATTTCCCGGCAAGAGGTATTGGTAAAACAACAGTCGATAAAGCAGTACTGGCGGCCAATACCCATAATATTTCCATGTGGGAAGTATTGGAGCGGGCCCGTGAGTTTGGATTTAAAGCCGGCACACTCGAAGCGATCGACAACTTTGTGGTAATGATCAAAAGCTTCGCCAGCATGCTGCAAAACAAAAACGCCTATGAAGTGGCGGTTCATGTAGGCAAGCAAACCAATATTGTAAAGGAACTCTTTAATGATAAGAGTACCGAAGGTGTAGCCCGGTACGAGAATATCCAGGAGTTATTGAACTCCATCAAAGAATGGGTAGACACGCAACAGAACCTGTCGCAGATTGACGAAGATGGAACTATGATCGAAACCTCCGATAATGAAGCTGTCAGTACCGGAGAAATTACCCTGGGCGCCTACCTGCAGCAAATTACCCTGCTTACAGATGCGGATGATAAAGATCCCAATGCAGATACCGTAAAGCTCATGACCATCCACGCTGCCAAAGGGCTGGAATTTGGTTGTGTATTCGCCGCCGGACTGGAAGAAATGCTTTTCCCCAACGGTATGGCCGTCAATACCCGGGAAGAGCTGGAAGAAGAGCGCCGCCTGTTTTATGTGGTGATCACACGCGCCAAACAAAGGCTTTGGATCACTTATGCCAATACGCGCTACCGTTTTGGATCGCTGGTGCAGAACGAGCCCAGCCGTTTTATAGATGAACTGCCCGAAGAATACCTCGACCGGAGTTACGCCGGTGCAGCCGCCTTTAAGAACCAGGGATTCGGCGCGCGTGGCAATACCAATGCCTTCGACCGTATGAATGGCGGAGGTTGGGGGGCTGGCGGCGGCGGCAGACAGTCTGCTGCTGATGCAGAAAAGAGATATGGCGCACCACCATCCAAGAAACCCGCTATTCCTTCTTATGTAACACCCAAACCGCAAAGCAAACCGGTGGAGCACGTGCCCAGCGCCGACTTTGTGGCCAGCGATACCACCAACCTGCAGGAAGGCCAGAAGGTGGAACACCAGAAATTTGGTTTCGGGATAGTCACTAAAATGGAAGGCTCTGCCCACAACCCTGTGGCCACGGTAA encodes:
- a CDS encoding Na+/H+ antiporter; translation: MLQDNLLLIISLLFVVSMLTMLSDKVRISYPILLVIAGLGIGFIPGAPSITLEPDLVFIIFLPPLLYAAAWNTSWNDFWKFRRPIFMLAFGLVIFTATAIAFTSHAIIPGFSLPMGFLLGAIISPPDAIAATSVLQQLKVPKRITAILEGESLINDASSLIVFRFALAAIFTGQFTLWEAGANFLLVAVMGVVIGLAIAHVVYLIHRFLPTTPSIDTAITLISPYLMYIAAEHFHFSGVLAVVAGGLFLSFRSHEVFSYSTRLQAVSVWETLVFLLNGVVFIMIGLELPFIIKELGESSIFDAILYAVIISLVTIVVRILWVYPGAYLPRIFNKKIREREPRPTWGSVFIVGWSGMRGVVSLASALAVPITMSNGQAFPQRNLFLFITFVVILFTLVLQGLSLPWLIRILKIEAPESEAHHDHAIRLRLATAVVDLLEKSYTEESASIEAFIRIKERYQRMADIANSRLQKDENTQHAGAFLPKYRKMLLEAVQVRRAELAKMSRLREFPDELIRKRETELDLEEARLRK
- a CDS encoding helix-turn-helix domain-containing protein, whose protein sequence is MSSGTDISNEYFQLAVRFVNQTSRHLFLTGKAGTGKTTFLRYIQQNSFKKMAVVAPTGVAAINAGGVTMHSFFQLPFGPFIPIKQGGWQSGGPEVTDQHSLFKNIRFNNAKRELLRELELLVIDEVSMVRADMLDAIDAILRQFRRQPLLPFGGVQVLYIGDLHQLPPVVGNDEWDNILKHHYASPFFFDAQVIKQAPPVYLELKKIYRQNDASFIQILNNLRNNTTSAEDLRQLHNHYYPGFTPEDDEHYITLTSHNYKADKINQYQLAKLPGEIFEFRGEIKGDFNEKALPAEMTLQLKEGAQIMFIKNDKGELRRYFNGKLGIVKAIEKDKIMVSFPNEEIELELEQETWKNIRYSYNKEKDHIDEEELGTFKQYPIRLAWAITIHKSQGLTFQKAIIDAGESFAPGQVYVALSRLTSMEGLVLYSRIQPHCISTDQRVIAFTSAEMETNELQQALQEERKAFVSRSIVQSFDWTKVTAAWDAHFEGYEERQIPDKNRAVIRARAMLAQIMDQQEVAVKFMRQLEQLVITAEADGYGILQQRLQAATSYFILQLEEVSTKLQQHIDEVKVKQKVKKYVKELQELKLLFQRKKQSVEQAMQIVNALVKGVQGDDLLQMVENQKKAAVIVIQEVEEKVIKPKKGETKIISLQLFKEGKNIAAIAALRGMAVSTIEGHLVQFIATGEINIEDIVPEHKIVPILEALEAAGGTSSSAAKEKLGEDYSYSEIRAVMQYRYWLQRESV
- a CDS encoding ATP-dependent helicase, producing the protein MQDYLKELNERQREAVLHIKGPLMIVAGAGSGKTKVLTTRIAHLMNSGVDAFNILALTFTNKAAKEMKERIEKILGNSEARNLYVGTFHSVFARILRAEAHHLGYPNNFTIYDTDDAKSVVKTVVNEMNLDDKTYKPSTVYNRISSAKNALVGPVEYANDYALQQEDLRGNRPAIAQIYDAYVKRCFKNGAMDFDDLLLKFYELLKGFPESLSKYQRKFKYILIDEYQDTNPAQYEIIKLLGAMNENVCVVGDDAQSIYSFRGATIQNILQFQKDYEDAHVVMLEQNYRSSKSILNVANEVIKNNKGQIPKSLWTDNKDGEKIRLVRTMTDNDEGKYVADSIQEQKLRNHYNNRDFAILYRTNAQSRAFEEALRRMNIAYTIFGGQSFYTRKEIKDFVAYLRIIINSKDEEALKRIINFPARGIGKTTVDKAVLAANTHNISMWEVLERAREFGFKAGTLEAIDNFVVMIKSFASMLQNKNAYEVAVHVGKQTNIVKELFNDKSTEGVARYENIQELLNSIKEWVDTQQNLSQIDEDGTMIETSDNEAVSTGEITLGAYLQQITLLTDADDKDPNADTVKLMTIHAAKGLEFGCVFAAGLEEMLFPNGMAVNTREELEEERRLFYVVITRAKQRLWITYANTRYRFGSLVQNEPSRFIDELPEEYLDRSYAGAAAFKNQGFGARGNTNAFDRMNGGGWGAGGGGRQSAADAEKRYGAPPSKKPAIPSYVTPKPQSKPVEHVPSADFVASDTTNLQEGQKVEHQKFGFGIVTKMEGSAHNPVATVKFDVNGEKKIMLNYAKLRIIQ
- a CDS encoding META domain-containing protein, whose protein sequence is MQNLFLTGIACALLAASLVANKDVHTGPQETSVDARSNTKPADTSLNGEWFLQPVLASDTAAGKFPSIKFNVAKGTFTGNTGCNRMNGTFKRTDTSLTINEHIVVTKMVCPGFNEAAFLKTLLNTNRYKKENDVLVLMFDQTELSRWTRKPYRAPMSKGI